A window of Plasmodium gaboni strain SY75 chromosome Unknown, whole genome shotgun sequence genomic DNA:
aaaaaaaaaaaaaaaaaaaaaatacacatatatatatatatatataaatatcaatatatcaatatatatatatatatatatatttttttttttgattgAGCATCCTAGTCATCCTCCTTTTTATGTAAACGGCCCGTGTGCACgtttatcattttattatcttctGTCAACAAAAGGAGAGATCCATCATGTAGCAATCCTTTCAAATATCCAACAATATATTGATTATCTTGATCAATAATAACCTTTTTGtctttatataacaatctagttgttatataatttaagAATTGTGTGAATCCATCTGTGCGTAATGTATTTATAGCATGATgaatattaaatatgaGTTTTAATGTAATTTGTTGAGCTGTTGGTATTAAATCTGGTGTATCAAAATCTTgtaaatattctttttttatagatgtatatttattatttaagatattattttgatcTTGTAAATTAACATTAATTCCTATACCTActaataaaca
This region includes:
- a CDS encoding putative biotin--acetyl-CoA-carboxylase, which gives rise to DVYVNYKKISGCLIHMYHHMDTQKYDNNNNNNNNNKICLLVGIGINVNLQDQNNILNNKYTSIKKEYLQDFDTPDLIPTAQQITLKLIFNIHHAINTLRTDGFTQFLNYITTRLLYKDKKVIIDQDNQYIVGYLKGLLHDGSLLLLTEDNKMINVHTGRLHKKEDD